In a genomic window of Panthera tigris isolate Pti1 chromosome D4, P.tigris_Pti1_mat1.1, whole genome shotgun sequence:
- the LOC102970959 gene encoding olfactory receptor 1L4-like yields METKNYSSDSGFILLGLSSNPQLQKPLFAIFLIMYLVTVLGNVLIILAIHSDPRLHTPMYFFLSNLSFMDICFTTVTVPKMLVNLLSETKAISFLGCLVQMYFFMACGNTDSYLLASMAIDRLVAICHPFHYNRVMNPRRCLLMLLGSCTISHLHSLLRVLLMSRLSFCASHVIKHFFCDTQPVLKLSCSDTSSSQIVVMTETLAVIATPFLCILFSYLRIIITVLRIPSAAGKWKAFSTCSSHLTVVALFYGSITYVYFRPLSMYSVVKDRVATVMYTVVTPMLNPFIYSLRNKDMKRGLRKLRDRIHS; encoded by the coding sequence ATGGAGACCAAGAACTACAGCAGTGACTCAGGCTTTATCCTCCTGGGCCTCTCTTCCAACCCTCAGCTACAGAAACCTCTCTTTGCCATCTTCCTCATCATGTACCTGGTCACCGTGCTGGGCAATGTACTCATCATCCTGGCCATCCACTCAGACCCCCGACTCCATAcccccatgtactttttcctcagCAACCTATCATTCATGGATATCTGCTTCACAACTGTCACTGTACCCAAGATGCTGGTGAATTTACTGTCAGAGACAAAGGCTATCTCCTTCCTGGGATGCCTGGTCCAGATGTACTTCTTCATGGCCTGTGGGAACACTGACAGTTACCTGCTGGCCTCCATGGCCATAGACCGGCTGGTAGCCATCTGCCACCCCTTCCATTACAATAGGGTTATGAACCCACGGCGCTGCCTCCTCATGCTGCTGGGTTCTTGCACCATCTCCCACCTGCACTCCCTGCTCCGTGTGCTACTCATGTCCCGCCTGTCCTTCTGTGCCTCCCATGTCATTAAGCACTTTTTTTGTGACACCCAGCCTGTGCTAAAGCTATCCTGCTCTGACACGTCCTCCAGCCAGATTGTGGTCATGACCGAGACCCTGGCTGTCATCGCGACCCCCTTTCTGTGCATTCTCTTCTCCTACCTGCGAATCATCATCACTGTGCTCAGAATTCCCTCTGCAGCCGGCAAGTGGAAGGCCTTCTCTACCTGTAGCTCCCACCTCACCGTAGTGGCGTTGTTCTATGGGAGTATCACCTATGTGTATTTCAGGCCCCTGTCCATGTACTCAGTGGTGAAGGACCGGGTAGCCACAGTCATGTACACAGTAGTGACacccatgctgaaccccttcatctacagcctgaggaacaaagATATGAAGAGGGGTTTGAGGAAATTAAGGGACAGAATTCActcatag